A single window of Nicotiana tomentosiformis chromosome 1, ASM39032v3, whole genome shotgun sequence DNA harbors:
- the LOC104115712 gene encoding uncharacterized protein isoform X1: MENMLYAEELVREFLVFRGFTNTLQAFDKELGTDIGKGFQVDKILDLIFSIYVPKFQAENLIELLRFFKQCFSSYETEFISVISNLDVSILRYYIVYAIQAGRKDKVIELFDIHGSELLQKDQEWASWFAIPYIKTPQSDPLFRVYFSKEWSNALHLSLRNFVSKMFNGTRIPALMKISSERNMVSRLKGDIKQLNFKLAQLQALLEEKEAQLRQFRSNALLATEVIVGTNSSLNPHPGCGEPTVFKPMASRDICVSATSQAGEREPKHIDDIRPDDTQVSTSKISSQSQSERNTGNGAQREEEFSEVRVDFQETFLGHTSPISRCRFSATGDNVASASVDGTVRIWTYDSSAPASRNATIYCGAEIMSLEWECKSDRLLLIGTADGGIKVWNVDAKRVVCDLSCTEAFPSVLDLKCSPVEPIFVSAAASRGRGSSDIGKLGCASLTVWNMRMWKAMTVLPLGEDPPAITSVCFNHNGKLLAAAATDGMIHMFDMSAGLQITGWPAHDSAISSVLFGSDETSIFTLGIDGKASYSAVTKSTLFFFHAFECFSIYIFEWSLQNQGKVLWSRDCSRLCNLQNSLHYKHEMALDADGRRLLVTSNSLRAPIYQVRGHAYGMRSLPHSASITTVDWHPTSPIFLTGSADHSVRVTSMA; encoded by the exons ATGGAGAATATGCTGTATGCAGAGGAGCTTGTCAGGGAATTTCTAGTATTCAGAGGCTTTACGAACACCCTGCAGGCTTTTGACAAAGAGTTGGGTACTGATATTGGCAAAGGATTTCAAGTTGATAAGATATTAGACTTAATTTTCTCCATTTACGTGCCCAAATTCCAAGCTGAAAACCTGATTGAACTCCTTCGCTTTTTCAAGCAGTGCTTTTCTTCTTATGAGACAGAATTTATTTCTGTCATATCAAACTTAGATGTCTCTATTTTACGGTATTATATCGTTTATGCCATACAAGCTGGCAGAAAGGACAAAGTGATAGAGCTGTTTGACATACATGGGAGTGAATTGCTGCAAAAAGACCAAGAGTGGGCCTCGTGGTTTG CAATTCCATATATTAAAACTCCTCAATCAGATCCCCTGTTTCGAGTATACTTTTCTAAGGAGTGGTCCAATGCGCTACATCTATCTCTTAGAAATTTTGTAAGCAAGATGTTTAATGGCACTC GTATCCCTGCGTTAATGAAGATCAGTTCTGAAAGGAACATGGTGAGTCGCCTCAAAGGAGATATCAAGCAACTTAATTTCAAACTTGCACAACTTCAAGCTTTGTTGGAGGAGAAAGAGGCTCAGCTACGTCAGTTTAGGAG TAATGCTTTGTTAGCAACAGAAGTCATTGTCGGGACAAACAGCTCATTGAATCCTCATCCTGGTTGTGGGGAACCTACAGTTTTCAAACCTATGGCATCTCGTGATATTTGTGTGTCTGCAACTTCACAAGCGGGTGAAAGAGAACCTAAACACATTGATGATATCAGGCCTGATGATACTCAAGTTTCAACTTCTAAAATTAGTAGTCAAAGTCAGAGTGAGAGAA ACACTGGAAATGGAGCGCAGAGAGAAGAAGAATTCTCTGAAGTGAGAGTGGACTTCCAG GAGACATTCTTGGGCCACACAAGTCCAATAAGTCGTTGCCGTTTTTCTGCTACTGGGGACAATGTTGCCAGTGCTTCTGTGGATGGGACAGTTAG GATATGGACATATGACTCATCAGCACCAGCATCAAGAAATGCAACCATCTATTGTGGGGCAGAGATCATGTCACTTGAGTGGGAGTGCAAATCTGACCGTTTG CTTCTCATAGGCACAGCCGATGGAGGAATCAAAGTATGGAATGTTGATGCTAAGCGTGTTGTCTGCGATCTTAGCTGCACTGAAGCATTCCCGAG TGTGTTGGACTTGAAATGCAGCCCTGTGGAGCCAATTTTTGTGTCTGCTGCAGCATCGAGAGG GCGTGGTTCGAGTGACATTGGCAAATTGGGCTGTGCTTCTTTAACTGTCTGGAACATGAGGATGTGGAAGGCTATG ACAGTCCTTCCTCTTGGCGAAGATCCACCTGCAATTACTTCAGTATGCTTCAATCACAATGGAAAACTTTTAGCAGCTGCAGCTACTGATGGAATGATACACATGTTTG ATATGTCTGCTGGCTTGCAAATTACTGGATGGCCTGCACATGATTCTGCAATTAGTTCTGTTTTGTTTGGTTCTGATGAGACAAGCATTTTCACTTTGGGTATAGATGGAAAGGCAAGTTATTCAGCAGTCACCAAATCCACTTTATTTTTCTTTCATGCATTTGAGTGCTTCTCCATATAT ATATTTGAGTGGAGTTTGCAGAATCAAGGCAAAGTACTTTGGTCAAGAGATTGCAGCAG ATTATGTAACCTTCAGAATTCGTTACACTATAAGCATGAAATGGCTCTCGATGCTGATGGAAGAAGACTTCTGGTGACATCCAACTCCCTGAGAGCGCCTATTTACCAG GTCCGCGGTCATGCATATGGGATGAGAAGTCTTCCTCACAGTGCATCTATAACAACAGTAGACTGGCATCCGACGTCGCCCATCTTCTTGACTGGATCTGCAGATCACTCGGTTCGGGTTACATCTATGGCATGA
- the LOC104115712 gene encoding uncharacterized protein isoform X3 produces MENMLYAEELVREFLVFRGFTNTLQAFDKELGTDIGKGFQVDKILDLIFSIYVPKFQAENLIELLRFFKQCFSSYETEFISVISNLDVSILRYYIVYAIQAGRKDKVIELFDIHGSELLQKDQEWASWFAIPYIKTPQSDPLFRVYFSKEWSNALHLSLRNFVSKMFNGTRIPALMKISSERNMVSRLKGDIKQLNFKLAQLQALLEEKEAQLRQFRSNALLATEVIVGTNSSLNPHPGCGEPTVFKPMASRDICVSATSQAGEREPKHIDDIRPDDTQVSTSKISSQNTGNGAQREEEFSEVRVDFQETFLGHTSPISRCRFSATGDNVASASVDGTVRIWTYDSSAPASRNATIYCGAEIMSLEWECKSDRLLLIGTADGGIKVWNVDAKRVVCDLSCTEAFPSVLDLKCSPVEPIFVSAAASRGRGSSDIGKLGCASLTVWNMRMWKAMTVLPLGEDPPAITSVCFNHNGKLLAAAATDGMIHMFDMSAGLQITGWPAHDSAISSVLFGSDETSIFTLGIDGKASYSAVTKSTLFFFHAFECFSIYIFEWSLQNQGKVLWSRDCSRLCNLQNSLHYKHEMALDADGRRLLVTSNSLRAPIYQVRGHAYGMRSLPHSASITTVDWHPTSPIFLTGSADHSVRVTSMA; encoded by the exons ATGGAGAATATGCTGTATGCAGAGGAGCTTGTCAGGGAATTTCTAGTATTCAGAGGCTTTACGAACACCCTGCAGGCTTTTGACAAAGAGTTGGGTACTGATATTGGCAAAGGATTTCAAGTTGATAAGATATTAGACTTAATTTTCTCCATTTACGTGCCCAAATTCCAAGCTGAAAACCTGATTGAACTCCTTCGCTTTTTCAAGCAGTGCTTTTCTTCTTATGAGACAGAATTTATTTCTGTCATATCAAACTTAGATGTCTCTATTTTACGGTATTATATCGTTTATGCCATACAAGCTGGCAGAAAGGACAAAGTGATAGAGCTGTTTGACATACATGGGAGTGAATTGCTGCAAAAAGACCAAGAGTGGGCCTCGTGGTTTG CAATTCCATATATTAAAACTCCTCAATCAGATCCCCTGTTTCGAGTATACTTTTCTAAGGAGTGGTCCAATGCGCTACATCTATCTCTTAGAAATTTTGTAAGCAAGATGTTTAATGGCACTC GTATCCCTGCGTTAATGAAGATCAGTTCTGAAAGGAACATGGTGAGTCGCCTCAAAGGAGATATCAAGCAACTTAATTTCAAACTTGCACAACTTCAAGCTTTGTTGGAGGAGAAAGAGGCTCAGCTACGTCAGTTTAGGAG TAATGCTTTGTTAGCAACAGAAGTCATTGTCGGGACAAACAGCTCATTGAATCCTCATCCTGGTTGTGGGGAACCTACAGTTTTCAAACCTATGGCATCTCGTGATATTTGTGTGTCTGCAACTTCACAAGCGGGTGAAAGAGAACCTAAACACATTGATGATATCAGGCCTGATGATACTCAAGTTTCAACTTCTAAAATTAGTAGTCAAA ACACTGGAAATGGAGCGCAGAGAGAAGAAGAATTCTCTGAAGTGAGAGTGGACTTCCAG GAGACATTCTTGGGCCACACAAGTCCAATAAGTCGTTGCCGTTTTTCTGCTACTGGGGACAATGTTGCCAGTGCTTCTGTGGATGGGACAGTTAG GATATGGACATATGACTCATCAGCACCAGCATCAAGAAATGCAACCATCTATTGTGGGGCAGAGATCATGTCACTTGAGTGGGAGTGCAAATCTGACCGTTTG CTTCTCATAGGCACAGCCGATGGAGGAATCAAAGTATGGAATGTTGATGCTAAGCGTGTTGTCTGCGATCTTAGCTGCACTGAAGCATTCCCGAG TGTGTTGGACTTGAAATGCAGCCCTGTGGAGCCAATTTTTGTGTCTGCTGCAGCATCGAGAGG GCGTGGTTCGAGTGACATTGGCAAATTGGGCTGTGCTTCTTTAACTGTCTGGAACATGAGGATGTGGAAGGCTATG ACAGTCCTTCCTCTTGGCGAAGATCCACCTGCAATTACTTCAGTATGCTTCAATCACAATGGAAAACTTTTAGCAGCTGCAGCTACTGATGGAATGATACACATGTTTG ATATGTCTGCTGGCTTGCAAATTACTGGATGGCCTGCACATGATTCTGCAATTAGTTCTGTTTTGTTTGGTTCTGATGAGACAAGCATTTTCACTTTGGGTATAGATGGAAAGGCAAGTTATTCAGCAGTCACCAAATCCACTTTATTTTTCTTTCATGCATTTGAGTGCTTCTCCATATAT ATATTTGAGTGGAGTTTGCAGAATCAAGGCAAAGTACTTTGGTCAAGAGATTGCAGCAG ATTATGTAACCTTCAGAATTCGTTACACTATAAGCATGAAATGGCTCTCGATGCTGATGGAAGAAGACTTCTGGTGACATCCAACTCCCTGAGAGCGCCTATTTACCAG GTCCGCGGTCATGCATATGGGATGAGAAGTCTTCCTCACAGTGCATCTATAACAACAGTAGACTGGCATCCGACGTCGCCCATCTTCTTGACTGGATCTGCAGATCACTCGGTTCGGGTTACATCTATGGCATGA
- the LOC104115712 gene encoding uncharacterized protein isoform X2 — MENMLYAEELVREFLVFRGFTNTLQAFDKELGTDIGKGFQVDKILDLIFSIYVPKFQAENLIELLRFFKQCFSSYETEFISVISNLDVSILRYYIVYAIQAGRKDKVIELFDIHGSELLQKDQEWASWFAIPYIKTPQSDPLFRVYFSKEWSNALHLSLRNFVSKMFNGTRIPALMKISSERNMVSRLKGDIKQLNFKLAQLQALLEEKEAQLRQFRSNALLATEVIVGTNSSLNPHPGCGEPTVFKPMASRDICVSATSQAGEREPKHIDDIRPDDTQVSTSKISSQSQNTGNGAQREEEFSEVRVDFQETFLGHTSPISRCRFSATGDNVASASVDGTVRIWTYDSSAPASRNATIYCGAEIMSLEWECKSDRLLLIGTADGGIKVWNVDAKRVVCDLSCTEAFPSVLDLKCSPVEPIFVSAAASRGRGSSDIGKLGCASLTVWNMRMWKAMTVLPLGEDPPAITSVCFNHNGKLLAAAATDGMIHMFDMSAGLQITGWPAHDSAISSVLFGSDETSIFTLGIDGKASYSAVTKSTLFFFHAFECFSIYIFEWSLQNQGKVLWSRDCSRLCNLQNSLHYKHEMALDADGRRLLVTSNSLRAPIYQVRGHAYGMRSLPHSASITTVDWHPTSPIFLTGSADHSVRVTSMA, encoded by the exons ATGGAGAATATGCTGTATGCAGAGGAGCTTGTCAGGGAATTTCTAGTATTCAGAGGCTTTACGAACACCCTGCAGGCTTTTGACAAAGAGTTGGGTACTGATATTGGCAAAGGATTTCAAGTTGATAAGATATTAGACTTAATTTTCTCCATTTACGTGCCCAAATTCCAAGCTGAAAACCTGATTGAACTCCTTCGCTTTTTCAAGCAGTGCTTTTCTTCTTATGAGACAGAATTTATTTCTGTCATATCAAACTTAGATGTCTCTATTTTACGGTATTATATCGTTTATGCCATACAAGCTGGCAGAAAGGACAAAGTGATAGAGCTGTTTGACATACATGGGAGTGAATTGCTGCAAAAAGACCAAGAGTGGGCCTCGTGGTTTG CAATTCCATATATTAAAACTCCTCAATCAGATCCCCTGTTTCGAGTATACTTTTCTAAGGAGTGGTCCAATGCGCTACATCTATCTCTTAGAAATTTTGTAAGCAAGATGTTTAATGGCACTC GTATCCCTGCGTTAATGAAGATCAGTTCTGAAAGGAACATGGTGAGTCGCCTCAAAGGAGATATCAAGCAACTTAATTTCAAACTTGCACAACTTCAAGCTTTGTTGGAGGAGAAAGAGGCTCAGCTACGTCAGTTTAGGAG TAATGCTTTGTTAGCAACAGAAGTCATTGTCGGGACAAACAGCTCATTGAATCCTCATCCTGGTTGTGGGGAACCTACAGTTTTCAAACCTATGGCATCTCGTGATATTTGTGTGTCTGCAACTTCACAAGCGGGTGAAAGAGAACCTAAACACATTGATGATATCAGGCCTGATGATACTCAAGTTTCAACTTCTAAAATTAGTAGTCAAAGTCAGA ACACTGGAAATGGAGCGCAGAGAGAAGAAGAATTCTCTGAAGTGAGAGTGGACTTCCAG GAGACATTCTTGGGCCACACAAGTCCAATAAGTCGTTGCCGTTTTTCTGCTACTGGGGACAATGTTGCCAGTGCTTCTGTGGATGGGACAGTTAG GATATGGACATATGACTCATCAGCACCAGCATCAAGAAATGCAACCATCTATTGTGGGGCAGAGATCATGTCACTTGAGTGGGAGTGCAAATCTGACCGTTTG CTTCTCATAGGCACAGCCGATGGAGGAATCAAAGTATGGAATGTTGATGCTAAGCGTGTTGTCTGCGATCTTAGCTGCACTGAAGCATTCCCGAG TGTGTTGGACTTGAAATGCAGCCCTGTGGAGCCAATTTTTGTGTCTGCTGCAGCATCGAGAGG GCGTGGTTCGAGTGACATTGGCAAATTGGGCTGTGCTTCTTTAACTGTCTGGAACATGAGGATGTGGAAGGCTATG ACAGTCCTTCCTCTTGGCGAAGATCCACCTGCAATTACTTCAGTATGCTTCAATCACAATGGAAAACTTTTAGCAGCTGCAGCTACTGATGGAATGATACACATGTTTG ATATGTCTGCTGGCTTGCAAATTACTGGATGGCCTGCACATGATTCTGCAATTAGTTCTGTTTTGTTTGGTTCTGATGAGACAAGCATTTTCACTTTGGGTATAGATGGAAAGGCAAGTTATTCAGCAGTCACCAAATCCACTTTATTTTTCTTTCATGCATTTGAGTGCTTCTCCATATAT ATATTTGAGTGGAGTTTGCAGAATCAAGGCAAAGTACTTTGGTCAAGAGATTGCAGCAG ATTATGTAACCTTCAGAATTCGTTACACTATAAGCATGAAATGGCTCTCGATGCTGATGGAAGAAGACTTCTGGTGACATCCAACTCCCTGAGAGCGCCTATTTACCAG GTCCGCGGTCATGCATATGGGATGAGAAGTCTTCCTCACAGTGCATCTATAACAACAGTAGACTGGCATCCGACGTCGCCCATCTTCTTGACTGGATCTGCAGATCACTCGGTTCGGGTTACATCTATGGCATGA
- the LOC104115712 gene encoding uncharacterized protein isoform X4, whose translation MENMLYAEELVREFLVFRGFTNTLQAFDKELGTDIGKGFQVDKILDLIFSIYVPKFQAENLIELLRFFKQCFSSYETEFISVISNLDVSILRYYIVYAIQAGRKDKVIELFDIHGSELLQKDQEWASWFAIPYIKTPQSDPLFRVYFSKEWSNALHLSLRNFVSKMFNGTRIPALMKISSERNMVSRLKGDIKQLNFKLAQLQALLEEKEAQLRQFRSNALLATEVIVGTNSSLNPHPGCGEPTVFKPMASRDICVSATSQAGEREPKHIDDIRPDDTQVSTSKISSQSQSERNTGNGAQREEEFSEVRVDFQETFLGHTSPISRCRFSATGDNVASASVDGTVRIWTYDSSAPASRNATIYCGAEIMSLEWECKSDRLLLIGTADGGIKVWNVDAKRVVCDLSCTEAFPSVLDLKCSPVEPIFVSAAASRGRGSSDIGKLGCASLTVWNMRMWKAMTVLPLGEDPPAITSVCFNHNGKLLAAAATDGMIHMFDMSAGLQITGWPAHDSAISSVLFGSDETSIFTLGIDGKIFEWSLQNQGKVLWSRDCSRLCNLQNSLHYKHEMALDADGRRLLVTSNSLRAPIYQVRGHAYGMRSLPHSASITTVDWHPTSPIFLTGSADHSVRVTSMA comes from the exons ATGGAGAATATGCTGTATGCAGAGGAGCTTGTCAGGGAATTTCTAGTATTCAGAGGCTTTACGAACACCCTGCAGGCTTTTGACAAAGAGTTGGGTACTGATATTGGCAAAGGATTTCAAGTTGATAAGATATTAGACTTAATTTTCTCCATTTACGTGCCCAAATTCCAAGCTGAAAACCTGATTGAACTCCTTCGCTTTTTCAAGCAGTGCTTTTCTTCTTATGAGACAGAATTTATTTCTGTCATATCAAACTTAGATGTCTCTATTTTACGGTATTATATCGTTTATGCCATACAAGCTGGCAGAAAGGACAAAGTGATAGAGCTGTTTGACATACATGGGAGTGAATTGCTGCAAAAAGACCAAGAGTGGGCCTCGTGGTTTG CAATTCCATATATTAAAACTCCTCAATCAGATCCCCTGTTTCGAGTATACTTTTCTAAGGAGTGGTCCAATGCGCTACATCTATCTCTTAGAAATTTTGTAAGCAAGATGTTTAATGGCACTC GTATCCCTGCGTTAATGAAGATCAGTTCTGAAAGGAACATGGTGAGTCGCCTCAAAGGAGATATCAAGCAACTTAATTTCAAACTTGCACAACTTCAAGCTTTGTTGGAGGAGAAAGAGGCTCAGCTACGTCAGTTTAGGAG TAATGCTTTGTTAGCAACAGAAGTCATTGTCGGGACAAACAGCTCATTGAATCCTCATCCTGGTTGTGGGGAACCTACAGTTTTCAAACCTATGGCATCTCGTGATATTTGTGTGTCTGCAACTTCACAAGCGGGTGAAAGAGAACCTAAACACATTGATGATATCAGGCCTGATGATACTCAAGTTTCAACTTCTAAAATTAGTAGTCAAAGTCAGAGTGAGAGAA ACACTGGAAATGGAGCGCAGAGAGAAGAAGAATTCTCTGAAGTGAGAGTGGACTTCCAG GAGACATTCTTGGGCCACACAAGTCCAATAAGTCGTTGCCGTTTTTCTGCTACTGGGGACAATGTTGCCAGTGCTTCTGTGGATGGGACAGTTAG GATATGGACATATGACTCATCAGCACCAGCATCAAGAAATGCAACCATCTATTGTGGGGCAGAGATCATGTCACTTGAGTGGGAGTGCAAATCTGACCGTTTG CTTCTCATAGGCACAGCCGATGGAGGAATCAAAGTATGGAATGTTGATGCTAAGCGTGTTGTCTGCGATCTTAGCTGCACTGAAGCATTCCCGAG TGTGTTGGACTTGAAATGCAGCCCTGTGGAGCCAATTTTTGTGTCTGCTGCAGCATCGAGAGG GCGTGGTTCGAGTGACATTGGCAAATTGGGCTGTGCTTCTTTAACTGTCTGGAACATGAGGATGTGGAAGGCTATG ACAGTCCTTCCTCTTGGCGAAGATCCACCTGCAATTACTTCAGTATGCTTCAATCACAATGGAAAACTTTTAGCAGCTGCAGCTACTGATGGAATGATACACATGTTTG ATATGTCTGCTGGCTTGCAAATTACTGGATGGCCTGCACATGATTCTGCAATTAGTTCTGTTTTGTTTGGTTCTGATGAGACAAGCATTTTCACTTTGGGTATAGATGGAAAG ATATTTGAGTGGAGTTTGCAGAATCAAGGCAAAGTACTTTGGTCAAGAGATTGCAGCAG ATTATGTAACCTTCAGAATTCGTTACACTATAAGCATGAAATGGCTCTCGATGCTGATGGAAGAAGACTTCTGGTGACATCCAACTCCCTGAGAGCGCCTATTTACCAG GTCCGCGGTCATGCATATGGGATGAGAAGTCTTCCTCACAGTGCATCTATAACAACAGTAGACTGGCATCCGACGTCGCCCATCTTCTTGACTGGATCTGCAGATCACTCGGTTCGGGTTACATCTATGGCATGA
- the LOC138891659 gene encoding uncharacterized protein has translation MTYHRCPCPASGLVDSRPAPDPASTADLSPLSQLIALRKGIRSTLNPNSHYISLSYRHLSSPHYVFVSSLSSVSTHKSTGEALSHPGWRQAMTDEMSALYTSGIWKLVPLPLGKSTIGYRWVYVVKVGPDGQLIDLRLVLLPNGCRSVDTPLDPTKSNLLPGQGEPLSDPARYKRLGCKLNYLTVTRHDISFPVSVVSQFMDSPYDSHWDAVVHIVRYIKLAPSKGLLFEDEAMSRLLDTQMLIGQDHLLIDVLCLDIVF, from the exons ATGACTTATCATCGTTGTCCGTGCCCAGCATCAGGCCTAGTTGATTCACGTCCAGCACCTGACCCTGCctctactgcggacttgtctcctcttagtcaactgATTGCACTTCGCAAAGGtatacgatccacacttaatcctaattcCCACTATATTAGTTTAAGTTATCGTCATCTGTCATCACCCCATTATGTGTTTGTATCGTCTTTGTCCTCTGTTTCCACCcataagtctacaggtgaagcactgtctcatccaggatggcgacaggctatgactgacgagatgtctgctttataTACGAGTGGTATTTGgaagcttgttcctcttcctttaGGTAAATCTACTATTGGTTATCGTTGGGTGTATGTAGTCAAAGTTGGTCCAGATGGCcagttgatcgacttaaggctcgtcttgttgccaaatg GTTGTAGATCTGTTGACACTCCTTTGGATCCAACCAAATCTAATCTtctgccaggacagggggagccgcttagtgATCCTGCAAGATATAAGCGGCTGGGTTGTAAATTAAATTACCTCACAGTAACCAGACATGACATTTCCTTTCCGGTGAGTGTTgtgagtcagtttatggattctccctatgatagtcattgggatgcagttgtccacATTGTTCGGTACATAAAATTAGCTCCAAGCAAAGGATTATTGTTTGAGGATGAGGCCATGAGCAGAttattggatactcagatgctgattgggcaggatcaccttttaaTAGACGTTCTATGtttggatattgtgttttag